One window of the Halobacillus litoralis genome contains the following:
- a CDS encoding UxaA family hydrolase: MNYSYEGFKRDDGTAGTRNYVGIVSSVICSSAVVREISEKVSGTIPIVHANGCAQLGDDLKLTKNMLVGMSANPNIHSALLVGLGCETNQVSGLLKQIPKTKPIKGIGIQQLAGGTNTVQKGISIAEKWAEEAMEQERTKLSLSSLTVGVLNVDADHDSLTETGPVIGNVVNRLVENDANVIMGLSKTLAPAGLLLSERMVDITEKEKMISTSKGLNRLRWKDPTIEDTNGNEYTEEQTNLAVLESEMTGSVPINSILDYGEIPKENGLHLMKISSNIVESLSKMASSGCNIVLVVSKRGVLTGSIALPCMTVTPQSNKGSFDELIDYTIKGSNVHQESERIIEELLEVCSGKQTEVEMLELGEFSIPHLGTTY; encoded by the coding sequence ATGAATTATTCTTATGAGGGATTTAAAAGGGATGATGGAACAGCGGGAACAAGAAATTATGTTGGTATTGTTTCATCCGTTATATGTTCTAGCGCTGTGGTACGTGAAATTTCTGAAAAGGTAAGTGGGACTATTCCAATTGTGCATGCAAATGGCTGTGCCCAACTTGGTGATGATTTAAAGTTAACAAAAAATATGCTTGTGGGTATGTCGGCGAACCCGAATATTCACTCTGCATTACTTGTGGGATTAGGTTGTGAAACAAATCAAGTAAGTGGGTTATTGAAGCAAATTCCTAAAACAAAACCAATAAAAGGAATTGGAATTCAACAACTTGCTGGAGGCACTAATACAGTCCAAAAAGGGATATCGATTGCCGAAAAGTGGGCGGAAGAGGCAATGGAACAAGAAAGAACCAAACTGTCCTTATCATCGTTAACGGTAGGGGTCCTAAATGTTGATGCGGATCACGATTCATTAACAGAAACTGGTCCGGTAATAGGGAATGTTGTTAATAGATTAGTTGAAAACGATGCAAACGTGATTATGGGACTTTCTAAAACTCTAGCACCTGCTGGGCTTTTATTATCCGAACGAATGGTTGATATAACCGAAAAGGAAAAAATGATTAGTACTAGTAAGGGATTAAATCGTCTGCGTTGGAAAGATCCAACTATAGAAGATACTAATGGTAATGAATATACGGAAGAACAAACAAATCTGGCGGTACTAGAATCAGAGATGACAGGATCAGTTCCTATAAACAGTATCTTAGATTATGGTGAAATTCCAAAAGAGAATGGTCTTCATTTAATGAAGATTTCTAGTAATATTGTGGAATCGCTATCAAAAATGGCTTCAAGTGGTTGTAATATCGTGTTGGTCGTAAGTAAGAGGGGAGTATTGACGGGGTCGATTGCTTTGCCTTGTATGACAGTAACACCCCAAAGTAATAAAGGCTCATTTGACGAACTCATTGATTACACAATAAAAGGAAGTAATGTTCACCAAGAGAGTGAAAGAATTATAGAGGAATTGTTAGAGGTGTGTTCAGGAAAACAAACAGAAGTTGAAATGTTAGAGTTGGGAGAGTTTTCCATACCTCACTTAGGAACTACCTATTAA
- a CDS encoding UxaA family hydrolase, whose amino-acid sequence MRTFEGYRRANGSIGVRNHIIVINTVGELAGLTNKLAGLVPGVIPVVHQAGQSQYSEDSEQTIKTLEGTAGHANVSAALFLGMGSKDPAEGIVETLKKNGHHVHSIIFDKDKSITECLKDGKSWLENAMKRSKEEKTEKADISELIIGLECGGSDAWSGITANPSIGALSDLIVEDGGTSILAETTEAVGAEHILANRAVNQEVSNRFLEIVKRYEQRAKAVGEDIKAANPSPGNKTGGLTTLEEKSLGCIKKGGNSTLMEVIDYAHKPREKGFIFMDTPGYDVESVVGLVAGGAQIVLFSTGKGSPTGSPIAPVIKIGTNPKLYENMPEHIDVNAGKIIDQNYTIEQIGEEIYTKILQVANGESTASEKYKNHEFSIWRLAETQ is encoded by the coding sequence TTGAGAACATTTGAGGGTTACCGTAGAGCAAATGGAAGCATCGGGGTTAGAAATCATATTATTGTTATTAATACAGTTGGTGAATTGGCTGGGCTTACCAACAAGTTGGCTGGTCTTGTTCCAGGTGTTATTCCAGTTGTTCACCAAGCTGGACAATCCCAATACTCCGAAGACAGTGAACAAACAATTAAAACGTTGGAAGGAACAGCAGGACACGCAAATGTTAGTGCTGCGTTATTTTTAGGGATGGGATCAAAAGACCCTGCTGAAGGAATTGTAGAAACGTTAAAAAAGAATGGTCATCATGTTCATTCCATTATATTTGATAAAGATAAATCTATAACTGAATGTTTGAAAGATGGAAAATCCTGGCTTGAAAATGCAATGAAGAGAAGTAAGGAAGAAAAAACAGAGAAGGCTGATATCTCTGAATTAATAATTGGACTTGAGTGTGGTGGCTCGGATGCATGGTCGGGAATAACTGCCAATCCTTCGATAGGAGCCCTTTCTGATTTAATTGTAGAGGATGGTGGCACCAGTATTTTGGCTGAAACAACTGAAGCAGTGGGTGCGGAACATATCTTGGCAAATCGAGCAGTTAATCAAGAAGTAAGTAACAGATTTTTGGAAATTGTGAAAAGGTATGAACAAAGGGCAAAAGCTGTGGGAGAAGATATTAAAGCTGCAAATCCTTCACCCGGTAACAAAACAGGTGGTTTAACTACACTGGAGGAAAAGTCTCTTGGATGTATTAAAAAGGGTGGTAATTCTACATTAATGGAAGTAATTGATTATGCCCATAAGCCAAGAGAAAAAGGATTTATATTTATGGATACACCAGGCTATGATGTGGAATCTGTAGTGGGACTGGTGGCCGGCGGAGCACAAATTGTCTTATTTTCTACCGGTAAAGGTTCGCCCACAGGTTCTCCAATTGCTCCAGTTATAAAAATTGGGACGAATCCCAAATTATATGAAAACATGCCCGAACATATCGATGTCAATGCTGGAAAGATAATTGATCAAAATTACACGATTGAGCAAATTGGTGAAGAGATCTATACAAAAATTTTACAAGTTGCCAATGGGGAAAGTACGGCTTCCGAAAAGTATAAAAACCACGAATTTAGTATATGGCGGTTAGCTGAAACACAGTAG
- a CDS encoding UxaA family hydrolase has translation MGQKVNAIKLDEKDNVAVALETLKVGETLSIKDGIEEITVLKKIAYGHKVAISSIPNDGKVIKYGECMGIATMDIAIGDHVHVLNVRGLTEEDKSFQKEVY, from the coding sequence ATGGGGCAAAAAGTCAATGCTATTAAATTAGATGAAAAAGATAATGTTGCAGTTGCGCTTGAAACTTTAAAAGTTGGAGAAACTTTATCTATTAAAGATGGGATAGAAGAAATCACCGTGTTGAAAAAGATAGCTTACGGGCACAAAGTAGCGATTTCCTCAATTCCTAATGATGGTAAAGTTATCAAATATGGGGAGTGCATGGGAATTGCAACGATGGATATTGCAATTGGTGATCATGTGCATGTACTTAATGTCCGCGGCTTAACCGAGGAAGATAAAAGTTTTCAAAAGGAGGTTTATTAA
- a CDS encoding tagaturonate reductase, whose amino-acid sequence MTRKLSSLKTEMYKKLVQENADYPERVIQIGDGNFIRGFIDWMIYEMNQKSNFAGKVASIQATPRGKTVPKLNRQNELFTLILRGIENGKIINKKHVINSINKAINPYKNWSDVLKITEQPEIEFLFSNTTEAGIRYEKEDFLEDVSPLSFPGKVAALLYHRYVYFNGEKTKGLIVIPCELIENNGEELKRICLKIIEDWNLPKSFVQWINETCVFCNTLVDRIVPGYPKEEDQQIFNHLGYSDELLTVAEPYHLFVIEGPSSVEEKLPFKQAGLNVHFDNISAYRELKIKLLNGPHTMLAVIGILSEIETVRECVEDSLIFPFISNTVEEEIVTTLPSSEKEIAKTYIKETFDRFANPFLNHRLIDISLNSYAKFKTRIWPSIYEYRIKFGDNPKRLTFVFASLLYFFKDVQEIHSHKIKDDTNVINKFHQFYNEFDNSKDSLVAFIKNLIQVDFLENNKDLGNLYEDVAEHFIRIDREGITSAILKLERDGDL is encoded by the coding sequence ATGACGAGAAAATTATCATCTTTAAAAACAGAAATGTATAAAAAGCTAGTTCAGGAAAATGCTGATTATCCAGAAAGAGTAATTCAAATTGGTGATGGTAATTTCATTAGAGGTTTTATTGACTGGATGATTTACGAGATGAATCAAAAGAGTAATTTTGCAGGGAAGGTGGCTTCAATTCAAGCAACTCCAAGAGGCAAAACCGTTCCAAAACTTAACCGTCAAAATGAACTTTTCACATTAATATTACGTGGTATAGAAAATGGGAAGATAATTAATAAAAAACATGTTATCAATTCTATCAATAAAGCAATTAACCCTTATAAGAATTGGTCTGACGTGTTGAAAATTACAGAGCAACCAGAAATTGAATTTCTTTTCTCGAATACTACTGAAGCTGGTATTCGCTATGAAAAAGAGGATTTCTTGGAAGATGTATCCCCATTATCTTTTCCTGGTAAAGTTGCCGCACTTCTTTATCATCGATATGTTTATTTTAATGGAGAAAAAACTAAAGGGTTGATTGTTATACCATGTGAACTTATTGAAAACAATGGGGAGGAACTAAAAAGGATTTGTTTAAAAATAATTGAGGATTGGAATCTACCTAAATCCTTCGTGCAATGGATTAATGAAACATGTGTGTTTTGTAATACACTTGTTGACCGGATTGTGCCTGGTTATCCGAAAGAAGAAGACCAGCAGATATTTAACCATCTTGGATATAGTGATGAGTTGTTAACAGTAGCGGAACCTTATCATTTATTCGTTATTGAAGGACCTTCATCTGTTGAAGAAAAACTCCCGTTTAAGCAAGCAGGCTTGAATGTTCACTTTGATAATATTTCCGCATATAGAGAATTGAAAATTAAGTTACTGAATGGACCTCATACTATGCTTGCAGTAATTGGGATATTAAGTGAAATTGAAACTGTTCGTGAGTGTGTGGAAGATTCGTTAATTTTTCCTTTTATTAGTAATACTGTAGAGGAAGAAATAGTTACTACGCTACCTTCAAGCGAGAAAGAAATAGCAAAAACCTACATTAAAGAAACATTCGATAGATTCGCTAATCCTTTTTTAAATCATAGATTGATTGATATAAGTTTAAATAGTTATGCAAAATTTAAAACACGAATATGGCCAAGCATATATGAATATCGGATCAAATTTGGGGATAATCCCAAACGATTAACGTTTGTCTTTGCATCATTACTTTATTTTTTCAAAGATGTGCAAGAAATTCACTCACACAAAATAAAAGATGATACCAACGTAATTAACAAGTTCCACCAGTTTTATAATGAATTTGACAATTCAAAAGACTCTCTAGTTGCGTTTATCAAGAATTTGATTCAAGTTGACTTCTTAGAGAATAATAAGGACTTAGGTAATCTGTATGAAGACGTGGCAGAACACTTTATACGTATTGACAGAGAGGGGATTACATCAGCAATTTTAAAGTTAGAAAGGGATGGTGACCTATGA
- a CDS encoding fumarylacetoacetate hydrolase family protein, whose protein sequence is MKLVTILKNDRPSLGVKVEEGVIDIAAALSITPMQNIPTDVMDLINGGDETLSLLNSYISNLDISLDSPYILNEKEVEWGPSVTDPGKIICIGLNYRKHAEETNADYPESPILFNKFNNTLTGNSCNITVPKETDQLDYEVELGIVIGKSAKYISKEGALDYVFGYCTANDLSARDLQFKTNQWLLGKTCDGFSPVGPYLVTADEVSDPNNLSLKTTVNGELRQNSNTSDMIFYCDEIISYISQYMTLNPGDIILTGTPEGVVLGLPEKERAYLQPGDQVTVEIEKLGKLTNTFVSE, encoded by the coding sequence ATGAAATTAGTTACAATTTTGAAAAATGATCGTCCCTCACTAGGTGTTAAAGTTGAAGAAGGAGTAATAGATATTGCAGCAGCATTATCTATCACTCCTATGCAAAATATACCCACAGATGTAATGGATTTAATTAATGGAGGAGATGAAACTTTATCTTTGTTAAATAGTTATATTAGTAACCTTGATATTAGTTTGGATTCTCCTTATATACTTAATGAAAAAGAAGTGGAATGGGGGCCTTCTGTCACTGATCCAGGCAAGATAATATGTATTGGCTTAAATTACCGAAAGCATGCTGAGGAAACAAATGCAGATTATCCTGAATCACCAATACTATTTAACAAATTCAATAACACATTGACTGGAAATTCATGTAATATTACAGTACCTAAAGAAACAGACCAGTTAGACTATGAAGTGGAATTAGGAATTGTTATTGGAAAATCTGCAAAGTATATTTCAAAAGAAGGAGCCTTGGATTATGTCTTTGGATATTGCACGGCAAACGATCTATCAGCAAGAGATTTACAATTTAAAACAAATCAGTGGTTACTAGGTAAGACGTGTGATGGTTTTAGTCCGGTAGGGCCATATTTAGTCACAGCCGATGAAGTAAGCGATCCAAATAACCTATCGCTAAAAACAACAGTTAATGGAGAATTACGTCAAAACTCAAATACATCAGATATGATATTCTACTGTGATGAAATCATCAGTTATATTTCACAATATATGACTCTTAATCCTGGAGATATTATTTTAACTGGTACACCAGAAGGGGTTGTTCTTGGATTGCCTGAGAAAGAACGTGCGTATTTGCAGCCGGGTGATCAAGTTACAGTTGAGATTGAAAAGTTGGGTAAATTAACCAATACATTTGTGTCAGAATAA